The following DNA comes from Patescibacteria group bacterium.
TCTGGTAAGTCTAGCTTGGCGCGGAAGTATGAAGCAGAAGGGTACGAAATCATAGAAAGAGACAAGATTTTGCCAGAACTTTTGCGATCCAATGAATTTCGAGAAAAATTAAGCTCATTATTAAAGACAAAAGAAGGGATTTCTGATCAAGAGTTATTTGACGTAAAAAATCGATTACTCGCAGAGATGTTGAGCGAGAAAGTCAGAAATTTAATATTGACCAGCAGAGCTGACAATTTTTTTTACGACGGTACCAATTTGCAACGTATATCTAGAGCTGGAATTTTAAAATTGAAAGACGATGGCGTAGAGGTCAATGCCATGTATTTGAAGGTTCCTTTAGAGGAAATAGTCGATAGGGCTAAAAAGGTTTATGTTAACGGAGAGCGAAAGGGGAGCTTTAACGAACAAGCGTTACCGGCGTTAGTGAAAATGATTAATATGTTTGAAGAGCCGGAATTAACCGAAGGATTTACCGATTTGAAAATAATAAATGTTAG
Coding sequences within:
- a CDS encoding ATP-binding protein, encoding MPKHLIMTIGLPFSGKSSLARKYEAEGYEIIERDKILPELLRSNEFREKLSSLLKTKEGISDQELFDVKNRLLAEMLSEKVRNLILTSRADNFFYDGTNLQRISRAGILKLKDDGVEVNAMYLKVPLEEIVDRAKKVYVNGERKGSFNEQALPALVKMINMFEEPELTEGFTDLKIINVSQETDQEFKSFK